A region from the Lolium perenne isolate Kyuss_39 chromosome 4, Kyuss_2.0, whole genome shotgun sequence genome encodes:
- the LOC127297568 gene encoding silicon efflux transporter LSI2 → MALASLPKVILGSLAFAVFWMMAVFPSVPFLPIGRTAGSLLSAVLMIVFHVISPDDAYASIDLPILGLLFSTMVVGGYLKNAGMFKHLGTLLAWKSQGGRDLLSRVCVVTALASALFTNDTCCVVLTEFVLELAAERNLPAKPFLLALASSANIGSSATPIGNPQNLVIAFNSKISFPRFLLGILPAMLAGMAVNMVMLLCMYWKDLEGVSPDAVDAGKQMHAVEEGRSPSIASLKSPLKSPHTLNPLNGSAINDDGESMMEENLSTKHPWFMQCTEHHRKLFLKSFAYIVTVGMVVAYMVGLNMSWTAITTAIALVVVDFRDAEPCLVKVSYSLLVFFSGMFITVSGFNKTGLPSAIWNFMAPYSKVNSAGGISVLSIIILLLSNLASNVPTVLLMGNEVATAAALISPAAVTRSWLLLAWVSTVAGNLSLLGSAANLIVCEQARRAPRNAYELTFWNHLIFGVPSTLIVTAVGIPLIGKM, encoded by the exons ATGGCGCTCGCGTCTCTCCCCAAGGTGATCCTCGGCTCGCTGGCCTTCGCTGTGTTCTGGATGATGGCGGTGTTCCCGTCCGTCCCGTTCCTGCCCATCGGCCGCACCGCGGGGTCCCTACTTTCCGCCGTGCTCATGATCGTCTTCCACGTCATCTCCCCAGACGACGCCTACGCCTCCATCGACCTCCCCATCCTCGGCCTCCTCTTCTCCACCATGGTCGTCGGCGGCTACCTCAAGAACGCCGGCATGTTCAAGCACCTCGGCACCCTGCTGGCGTGGAAGAGCCAGGGCGGCCGCGACCTGCTCAGCCGCGTCTGCGTCGTCACGGCCCTCGCTTCGGCGCTCTTCACAAACGACACCTGCTGCGTCGTGCTCACCGAGTTCGTCCTCGAGCTCGCCGCTGAGCGCAACCTCCCGGCCAAGCCTTTCCTCCTGGCCCTCGCCTCCAGCGCCAACATCGGCTCCAGCGCCACCCCCATCGGCAACCCGCAGAACCTCGTCATCGCGTTCAacagcaagatctccttcccgaggTTCCTGCTCGGCATCCTGCCGGCCATGCTCGCCGGTATGGCCGTCAACATGGTCATGCTCCTCTGCATGTACTGGAAGGACCTCGAGGGCGTGTCCCCCGACGCTGTCGACGCCGGCAAGCAGATGCACGCCGTCGAGGAAGGCCGGTCACCCTCAATCGCGTCCCTCAAGAGCCCGCTCAAGAGCCCGCACACTCTCAACCCTCTCAACGGCAGCGCCATCAACGACGATGGTGAGTCGATGATGGAGGAGAACCTCTCGACGAAGCACCCGTGGTTCATGCAGTGCACGGAGCACCACCGGAAGCTCTTCCTCAAGAGCTTCGCCTACATCGTCACCGTCGGCATGGTGGTCGCCTACATGGTCGGGCTCAACATGTCGTGGACCGCCATCACCACTGCCATCGCGCTCGTCGTCGTCGACTTCCGGGACGCCGAGCCGTGCCTCGTCAAGGTGTCCTACTCGCTGCTCGTCTTCTTCTCCGGGATGTTCATCACGGTCAGCGGGTTCAACAAGACCGGCCTGCCCAGCGCCATCTGGAACTTCATGGCGCCCTACTCCAAGGTCAACAGCGCCGGCGGCATCTCCGTCCTCTCcatcatcatcctcctcctctccaACCTCGCCTCCAACGTACCAACAG TGCTTCTGATGGGGAACGAGGTGGCTACCGCGGCGGCGTTGATCTCCCCGGCAGCAGTGACTCGGTCATGGCTACTGCTGGCGTGGGTGAGCACGGTGGCGGGGAACCTGTCGCTGCTAGGGTCGGCGGCGAACCTGATCGTGTGCGAGCAGGCGCGCCGTGCCCCACGCAACGCCTATGAGCTCACTTTCTGGAACCACCTCATCTTCGGCGTCCCCTCCACcctcatcgtcaccgccgtaggcaTCCCCCTCATCGGAAAGATGTAG